The Henckelia pumila isolate YLH828 chromosome 2, ASM3356847v2, whole genome shotgun sequence genome includes a window with the following:
- the LOC140878988 gene encoding cytochrome P450 76T24-like: MDLVFSSILLILSLAVWAWILGILKPKSTKVLLPPGPKPYPIIGNILELGEKPHQSLAKLSQVYGPLIHLKLGSLTTVVVSSPGMAKIFLQKNDQVFSSRIHQCAAHALDHHKLSMAWLPVDKQWRKLRKICKEEMFSVPSLDSTQGLRRDRLQKLCEYVHGCCIDGKAVDIGRAAFTTSLNLMSATLFSEELAAFDSGSCEQLKEVVRGIMECLGKPNLADYFPVFKVLDVQGILRKNTVYFRRCFDIFEEIIGKRIEMREGTRKNDMLYGRDLFVAGTDTTSSTVEWTMSELLRHPTKMLKLKNELREVIVKNKQVTESDISRLPYLRAVVKEIFRLHPAAPLLAPHKPDEDVGINGYTIPRNAQILINAWAIGRDSGAWFNPESFTPERFLENEMDFKGQHFELIPFGAGRRICPGLPLANRMVHLMVATLVHYFDWELDGGLKPQELDMNESFGLTLQKTIPLKAIPCVLELDGLGHGWFGKLGQGRLGWVNMPPRRDVRDGGNHDPPPAPPLMPFERANVDMLAGITRLLKHQAGQPRKTHEEGVAERFRKKGTKEFGGTT, from the exons ATGGATTTGGTATTCTCAAGTATCCTCCTGATCCTCTCTTTGGCAGTTTGGGCATGGATTCTTGGAATTCTGAAACCTAAATCCACCAAAGTACTACTTCCTCCGGGACCAAAACCATATCCCATAATCGGAAACATTCTTGAACTCGGCGAAAAACCTCATCAATCTCTGGCAAAACTCTCCCAAGTCTACGGCCCCTTGATTCATCTGAAACTCGGAAGCTTGACTACCGTAGTTGTATCCTCTCCTGGAATGGCCAAAATCTTTCTCCAAAAGAACGATCAAGTTTTCTCCAGCCGTATCCACCAATGCGCAGCACACGCGCTGGATCACCACAAGCTGTCGATGGCATGGCTTCCAGTGGACAAACAATGGCGGAAACTGCGCAAAATTTGTAAAGAAGAGATGTTCTCGGTGCCTAGTCTTGATTCGACCCAAGGTTTGAGGAGGGATCGGTTGCAGAAACTGTGCGAGTACGTGCATGGTTGCTGCATCGATGGCAAGGCTGTGGATATCGGGAGAGCTGCATTTACGACGTCGCTTAATCTGATGTCGGCCACCCTTTTCTCCGAGGAGTTGGCAGCTTTTGATTCCGGTTCGTGTGAACAACTCAAGGAAGTGGTGAGGGGGATAATGGAGTGTCTTGGGAAGCCGAATCTTGCGGATTATTTTCCTGTGTTTAAAGTGTTGGATGTGCAGGGAATTCTGAGGAAGAACACTGTTTATTTCAGGAGATGTTTCGATATATTTGAGGAAATCATCGGGAAACGGATTGAAATGAGGGAAGGTACGAGGAAAAATGACATGTTATA CGGTCGC GATTTATTTGTTGCTGGTACAGACACGACATCAAGTACGGTGGAATGGACTATGTCGGAATTACTCAGGCATCCAACTAAAatgttgaaattaaaaaatgaattaaGGGAAGTAATTGTAAAGAACAAACAAGTTACAGAATCAGACATTTCAAGACTTCCATATCTGAGAGCTGTTGTGAAAGAAATTTTTAGGCTTCATCCTGCTGCCCCTTTGTTGGCACCTCACAAGCCTGATGAAGATGTAGGAATCAATGGCTATACCATCCCCAGAAATGCACAAATTCTCATTAATGCATGGGCGATCGGTAGAGACTCCGGTGCGTGGTTCAATCCTGAGTCATTTACTCCCGAAAGGTTTTTAGAAAATGAAATGGACTTCAAAGGTCAGCATTTTGAGCTCATTCCATTTGGTGCTGGTCGAAGAATTTGCCCCGGCTTACCGTTGGCGAATCGTATGGTGCATCTGATGGTAGCTACTTTGGTACATTACTTTGATTGGGAACTTGATGGAGGACTAAAGCCACAAGAACTAGACATGAATGAAAGTTTTGGACTCACTTTGCAAAAGACCATACCTCTCAAGGCTATCCCATGT GTTTTGGAGCTGGATGGGTTAGGGCATGGATGGTTTGGGAAGCTCGGGCAGGGGCGTTTGGGTTGGGTCAA TATGCCTCCGAGACGTGATGTTCGCGATGGGGGTAATCATGATCCACCTCCAGCTCCACCACTCATGCCATTTGAGAGAGCCAACGTGGACATGTTAGCTGGTATTACTAGGCTACTCAAGCATCAGGCTGGGCAGCCTAGGAAGACGCATGAGGAGggcgttgctgagaggttccgtAAGAAAGGAACGAAGGAGTTCGGGGGAACtacttga